The following proteins are encoded in a genomic region of Xanthomonas cassavae CFBP 4642:
- a CDS encoding efflux RND transporter permease subunit, protein MNISAPFIKRPIGTSLLAIGLFVIGVMCYLRLGVAALPNIQIPVIFVHATQSGADASTMASTVTAPLERHLGQLPGIDHMRSSSSESSSMVFMVFQSNRNIDSAAQDVQTAINASQSDLPSGLGTPMYQKANPNDDPVIAIALTSNTQSADELYNVADSLLAQRLRQITGISSVDIAGASTPAVRVDVDLRALNALGLTPDDLRNAVGAANVTSPTGFVSDGNTTMAIIANDSVAKAADFAQLAISTQSNGRIVRLGDVATVYDGQQDAYQAAWFDGKPAVVMYAFTRAGANIVETVDQVKAQIPELRAYLQPGTTLTPYFDRTPTIRASLHEVQATLMISLAMVVLTMALFLRRLAPTLIAAVTVPLSLAGSALVMYVLGFTLNNLSLLALVIAIGFVVDDAIVVIENVMRHLDEGIPRLEAALTGAREIGFTIVSITASLVAVFIPMLFASGMMGAFFREFTVTLVAAIVVSMLVSLTLTPALCSRFLSAHTEPEKPSRFGAWLDRMHERMLAVYTVALDFSLRHALLLSLTPLLLIAATIFLGGAVKKGSFPAQDTGLIWGRANSSATVSFADMVSRQRRITDMLMADPAVKTVGARLGSGRQGSSASFNIELKKRSEGRRDTTAQVVARLSAKADRYPDLDLRLRAIQDLPSDGGGGTSQGAQYRVSLQGNDLAQLQEWLPKLQAALKKNPRLRDVGTDVDTAGLRQNIVIDRAKAARLGISVGAIDGALYGAFGQRSISTIYSDLNQYSVVVNALPSQTATPKALDQIFVPNRAGLMVPITAVATQVPGLAPPQIIHENQYTTMDLSYNLAPGVSTGEADLIIKSTVDGLRMPDGIRLSADDSFNVQLSPNSMGILLLAAVLTVYIVLGMLYESLIHPVTILSTLPAAGVGALLALFITNTELSVISMIALVLLIGIVKKNAIMMIDFALVAQRVHGMDARAAAREASIVRFRPIMMTTMVAILAAVPLAVGLGEGSELRRPLGIAMIGGLVFSQSLTLLSTPALYVIFSCLSERWKARRARKRTQRAERAAARRPAAPAH, encoded by the coding sequence ATGAACATCTCCGCGCCCTTCATCAAGCGCCCGATCGGCACATCGCTGCTGGCGATCGGTTTGTTCGTGATCGGAGTGATGTGCTACCTGCGGCTGGGCGTGGCGGCGTTGCCGAACATCCAGATCCCGGTGATCTTCGTGCACGCCACGCAGTCCGGTGCCGATGCCAGCACCATGGCCTCCACCGTCACCGCACCGCTGGAACGGCACCTGGGCCAATTGCCCGGGATCGACCACATGCGCTCCTCCAGTTCGGAGAGCAGCAGCATGGTGTTCATGGTGTTTCAGAGCAATCGCAACATCGATTCGGCCGCGCAGGATGTGCAGACCGCCATCAACGCCTCGCAATCGGATCTGCCCTCCGGGCTCGGCACGCCGATGTACCAGAAGGCCAATCCGAACGACGACCCGGTGATCGCGATCGCGCTCACCTCGAACACGCAATCGGCCGATGAGCTCTACAACGTCGCCGACTCGCTGCTTGCACAACGCCTGCGCCAGATCACCGGCATCAGCTCGGTGGACATCGCCGGTGCCTCCACGCCGGCAGTGCGCGTGGACGTGGACCTGCGCGCGCTCAACGCGCTGGGGCTGACCCCGGACGATCTACGCAATGCAGTGGGCGCGGCCAACGTCACCTCGCCGACCGGTTTCGTGTCCGACGGCAACACCACCATGGCCATCATCGCCAACGACTCGGTGGCCAAGGCCGCCGATTTCGCGCAACTGGCGATCTCCACCCAATCCAACGGACGCATCGTGCGGCTGGGCGATGTGGCTACCGTATACGACGGCCAGCAGGATGCGTATCAAGCCGCATGGTTCGACGGCAAACCGGCAGTGGTGATGTATGCCTTCACCCGCGCCGGCGCCAACATCGTGGAAACCGTGGACCAGGTGAAGGCGCAGATCCCCGAGCTGCGCGCCTATCTGCAGCCCGGCACCACGCTCACGCCCTACTTCGACCGCACGCCCACCATCCGCGCCTCGCTGCACGAGGTGCAGGCCACGCTGATGATCAGCCTGGCGATGGTGGTGCTGACCATGGCGCTGTTTTTGCGCCGGCTGGCGCCCACGCTCATTGCCGCCGTCACCGTGCCGCTGTCGCTGGCCGGCTCGGCGCTGGTGATGTATGTGCTGGGCTTCACCTTGAACAACCTCAGCCTGCTGGCGTTGGTCATTGCGATCGGGTTCGTGGTCGACGATGCGATCGTGGTGATCGAAAACGTCATGCGGCACCTGGACGAAGGCATACCGCGCCTGGAGGCGGCACTGACCGGTGCGCGCGAGATCGGCTTCACCATCGTCTCGATCACTGCCTCGCTGGTGGCGGTGTTCATCCCGATGCTGTTTGCCAGCGGCATGATGGGCGCGTTCTTCCGCGAGTTCACCGTGACCCTGGTGGCGGCGATCGTGGTGTCGATGCTGGTGTCGCTGACCCTGACGCCGGCGCTGTGCAGCCGCTTTCTGTCCGCGCACACCGAGCCGGAAAAACCTAGCCGTTTCGGCGCCTGGCTGGACCGCATGCACGAGCGCATGCTCGCGGTGTACACGGTGGCGCTGGATTTCTCGCTGCGGCACGCGCTGCTGCTGTCATTGACGCCGTTGCTGCTGATCGCCGCCACCATCTTCCTGGGCGGCGCGGTCAAGAAGGGCTCGTTCCCCGCGCAGGACACCGGCCTGATCTGGGGCCGCGCCAATTCCAGCGCCACGGTGTCGTTTGCCGACATGGTCAGCCGCCAGCGCCGCATCACCGACATGCTGATGGCCGACCCGGCGGTGAAGACCGTGGGCGCACGTCTTGGCTCCGGCCGGCAGGGGTCGAGCGCCTCGTTCAATATCGAACTGAAAAAACGCAGTGAGGGCCGCCGCGATACCACCGCGCAAGTGGTCGCGCGCCTGAGCGCCAAGGCCGACCGCTACCCGGATCTGGACCTGCGCCTGCGCGCGATCCAGGACCTGCCCAGCGACGGCGGCGGCGGCACCAGCCAGGGTGCGCAGTACCGCGTGTCGCTGCAGGGCAACGACCTGGCGCAGTTGCAGGAATGGCTGCCCAAGCTGCAAGCGGCGCTGAAGAAGAATCCGCGCCTGCGCGATGTCGGCACCGACGTGGATACCGCCGGCTTGCGCCAGAACATCGTGATCGACCGCGCCAAGGCCGCGCGCCTGGGCATCTCGGTCGGCGCCATCGATGGCGCGCTGTATGGCGCGTTCGGCCAGCGCTCCATCTCCACCATCTACTCCGATCTCAATCAGTACAGCGTGGTGGTCAACGCACTGCCGTCGCAGACTGCCACGCCCAAGGCGCTGGATCAGATCTTCGTACCCAACCGTGCCGGCCTGATGGTGCCGATCACCGCCGTCGCCACCCAGGTGCCGGGCCTGGCGCCGCCGCAGATCATCCATGAAAACCAGTACACCACGATGGATCTGAGCTACAACCTGGCACCGGGCGTGAGCACCGGCGAAGCGGACCTGATCATCAAGTCCACCGTGGATGGCTTGCGGATGCCCGACGGCATCCGCCTCAGCGCCGACGACAGCTTCAACGTGCAGCTCAGCCCCAACTCGATGGGCATCCTGTTGCTGGCGGCGGTGCTCACCGTCTACATCGTGCTGGGCATGCTCTACGAGAGCCTGATCCACCCGGTGACCATCCTGTCCACGCTGCCGGCCGCCGGTGTCGGCGCGCTGCTGGCGTTGTTCATCACCAATACCGAGCTGTCGGTGATCTCGATGATTGCGCTGGTGCTGCTGATCGGCATCGTCAAGAAGAACGCCATCATGATGATCGACTTTGCGCTGGTGGCGCAGCGCGTGCACGGCATGGATGCGCGGGCGGCCGCACGCGAGGCCTCGATCGTGCGCTTCCGCCCGATCATGATGACCACGATGGTGGCGATCCTGGCAGCGGTGCCGCTGGCGGTGGGCCTGGGCGAAGGCTCGGAACTGCGTCGCCCGCTCGGCATCGCAATGATCGGCGGCCTGGTGTTCTCGCAGAGCCTGACCCTGCTCAGCACCCCGGCGCTATATGTGATCTTCTCGTGCCTGAGCGAACGCTGGAAGGCGCGTCGCGCCCGCAAGCGCACACAGCGGGCCGAACGCGCTGCAGCGCGTCGTCCGGCAGCACCAGCGCACTGA
- a CDS encoding VOC family protein has protein sequence MTASISTCNRTRWPTTPASPWLDGPARRIPRHVAHLPAEDRPMHITPYLNFEGTCRAAFAHYQHVLGGEQRLMTYAQIPPEPDAEGATDASAADLVMHVTLAGTNGPLLMGSDLAPGKQLQRTNAISVALNFDDNLEAERVYAALADGGQVQMPIAETFWAERFGVCTDRFGVQWLVNGRYRSP, from the coding sequence ATGACCGCATCGATCTCCACCTGCAACCGGACCCGATGGCCGACGACACCGGCCTCGCCTTGGCTGGATGGGCCCGCACGCAGGATTCCGCGCCATGTCGCCCACTTGCCTGCCGAGGACCGCCCGATGCACATCACGCCCTACCTCAATTTCGAAGGCACCTGCCGCGCGGCGTTTGCGCACTACCAGCACGTGCTGGGCGGCGAGCAGAGGCTGATGACCTACGCGCAGATACCGCCGGAACCCGACGCTGAAGGCGCGACCGACGCTTCTGCAGCGGACCTGGTCATGCACGTGACCCTGGCGGGAACGAACGGCCCGCTGTTGATGGGCTCGGACCTGGCACCGGGGAAACAGCTGCAGCGCACGAACGCGATATCGGTGGCACTCAATTTCGACGACAACCTCGAGGCCGAACGCGTGTACGCGGCATTGGCCGATGGCGGTCAGGTCCAGATGCCAATCGCCGAGACCTTCTGGGCGGAGCGTTTCGGCGTGTGTACCGACCGCTTCGGCGTCCAGTGGCTGGTCAACGGCCGTTACCGCAGCCCCTGA
- the hglS gene encoding 2-oxoadipate dioxygenase/decarboxylase HglS has protein sequence MRDTVFVSPDHIRSLFAQAMSDMYRAEVPLYGDLMALVAQVNAQTLQADPALAQRLQRNDERARLDLERHGAIRVGTAEELATLRRLFAVMGMHPVGYYDLSVAGVPVHSTAFRPIDEAALSANPFRVFTSLLRLELIEDAALRQQAAQILQQRQIFTAGALQLIEQCERAGGLDATQVQQFVAEALETFRWHGDATVSLPTYRALSDAHKLIADVVSFHGPHINHLTPRTLDIDAAQAQMQQAGIDAKAVIEGPPRRRVPILLRQTSFKALEEPVRFVGDGGQPEHGTHTARFGEIEQRGLALTPKGRALYDALLAQARDADGAGSTGADYATRLQTAFVAFPDEEALLRQEGLGYFRYALTEAGRTDPAQVAAMPAETAIALGLVSADPIVYEDFLPVSAAGIFQSNLGGAEQRAYAAHASQRSFEQALGAQVHDEFALYAQLERDSLQGLLT, from the coding sequence ATGCGCGATACCGTGTTTGTCTCTCCCGATCACATCCGCAGCCTGTTCGCGCAGGCGATGTCGGACATGTACCGCGCCGAGGTGCCGTTGTACGGCGACCTGATGGCGCTGGTGGCGCAGGTCAATGCGCAGACGCTGCAGGCCGATCCGGCGCTGGCGCAGCGGCTGCAGCGCAACGACGAGCGCGCACGGCTGGATCTGGAGCGGCATGGCGCGATCCGGGTCGGCACCGCGGAAGAACTGGCGACCTTGCGGCGGTTGTTTGCGGTGATGGGCATGCATCCGGTGGGCTATTACGACCTGTCGGTGGCTGGCGTGCCGGTGCACTCCACGGCGTTCCGGCCGATCGACGAGGCCGCGCTGTCGGCCAATCCGTTCCGTGTGTTCACCTCGCTGCTGCGGCTGGAGCTGATCGAAGATGCCGCCCTGCGCCAACAGGCCGCGCAGATCCTGCAGCAGCGGCAGATCTTCACCGCTGGTGCGCTGCAGTTGATCGAGCAGTGCGAACGCGCAGGCGGGCTGGATGCGACCCAGGTGCAGCAGTTCGTGGCCGAAGCGCTGGAAACCTTCCGCTGGCACGGCGATGCGACGGTGTCGTTGCCGACCTACCGCGCGTTGAGCGATGCGCACAAGCTGATCGCCGATGTAGTCAGTTTCCACGGCCCGCACATCAACCACCTGACCCCGCGCACGCTGGATATCGATGCGGCGCAGGCGCAGATGCAGCAGGCCGGCATCGATGCCAAGGCGGTGATCGAAGGGCCGCCGCGGCGGCGGGTGCCGATCCTGCTGCGCCAGACCAGTTTCAAGGCGCTGGAGGAACCCGTGCGGTTCGTCGGCGATGGCGGGCAGCCGGAGCACGGCACGCATACCGCGCGCTTTGGCGAGATCGAACAGCGCGGGCTTGCGCTGACGCCCAAGGGCCGCGCGCTGTACGACGCATTGCTGGCGCAGGCACGCGATGCCGACGGTGCCGGCAGCACAGGTGCCGATTACGCCACGCGCCTGCAGACTGCCTTCGTGGCCTTCCCCGATGAGGAGGCATTGCTGCGTCAGGAAGGCCTGGGCTATTTCCGCTATGCGCTCACCGAGGCCGGCCGCACCGATCCGGCGCAGGTGGCTGCCATGCCGGCCGAAACCGCCATCGCACTCGGCCTGGTCAGCGCCGACCCAATCGTCTACGAAGATTTCCTGCCGGTCAGCGCGGCCGGCATCTTCCAGTCCAATCTGGGCGGCGCCGAGCAGCGCGCTTATGCCGCACACGCGAGCCAGCGCAGTTTCGAGCAGGCGCTGGGTGCGCAGGTACACGACGAATTCGCGCTGTATGCGCAACTGGAGCGCGACTCCCTGCAGGGCTTGTTGACGTAA
- a CDS encoding HAD family hydrolase, with the protein MTSLAQRDGQAIQLVGFDGDDTLWKSEDYYRRAEGDFEAILARYLDLGDSRMQQHLLAVERRNLKVFGYGAKGMTLSMIETAIELTDTRIDARDIQRIVEIGRVTLQHPVEVIAGVREAVGAIAADYEVVLITKGDLFHQEQKIEQSGLSDLFARVQVVSEKDPKTYARVLAEFNLPAQRFVMIGNSLRSDVEPVLAIGGWGIYTPYAVTWAHEQEHGVAADEPRMREVPDAASWPAAVQALDALARQHAPS; encoded by the coding sequence ATGACCTCTCTTGCACAGCGCGACGGCCAGGCGATCCAACTGGTCGGCTTCGACGGCGACGATACCCTCTGGAAAAGCGAGGACTACTACCGCCGGGCCGAAGGGGATTTCGAAGCGATTCTGGCCCGCTATCTCGACCTGGGCGATAGCCGCATGCAGCAGCACCTGCTGGCGGTGGAGCGGCGCAATCTCAAGGTGTTCGGCTATGGCGCCAAGGGCATGACGCTGTCGATGATCGAGACGGCCATCGAACTGACCGACACGCGCATCGACGCGCGCGATATCCAGCGCATCGTCGAGATCGGCCGCGTCACCTTGCAGCACCCCGTCGAGGTGATTGCAGGCGTGCGTGAGGCGGTCGGCGCCATCGCTGCCGACTACGAAGTGGTGCTGATCACCAAGGGCGACCTGTTCCATCAGGAGCAGAAGATCGAACAGTCCGGCCTGTCCGACCTGTTTGCGCGCGTCCAAGTGGTGTCCGAGAAGGATCCCAAGACCTATGCGCGGGTACTCGCTGAATTTAACCTGCCGGCGCAGCGGTTCGTCATGATCGGCAACTCGCTGCGCTCGGATGTGGAGCCGGTGTTGGCGATCGGTGGCTGGGGCATCTACACGCCATATGCGGTGACCTGGGCGCATGAGCAGGAACACGGCGTGGCCGCCGACGAGCCGCGCATGCGCGAGGTGCCCGATGCCGCAAGTTGGCCGGCCGCCGTGCAGGCCCTGGATGCACTGGCCCGGCAGCACGCGCCAAGCTAG
- a CDS encoding CPXCG motif-containing cysteine-rich protein, whose product MSDPERFMDVACPYCGEWITLTLDLSGGDQQYIEDCQVCCKPISVAVQWDEDGDAQVTARGQDD is encoded by the coding sequence ATGTCCGACCCGGAACGCTTTATGGATGTCGCCTGCCCGTACTGCGGGGAGTGGATCACGCTGACCCTGGACCTGAGCGGCGGCGACCAGCAATACATCGAAGACTGCCAGGTCTGCTGCAAGCCGATCTCGGTCGCCGTGCAATGGGATGAAGACGGCGACGCGCAGGTGACCGCACGCGGGCAGGACGACTGA
- a CDS encoding M15 family metallopeptidase, which translates to MAGNLQQSPARTAAQAGLVDVRQLAPNIAVDMRYAGTHNFTGRVVPGYLAPTCYLLRPAAQALARVAQALEADGYRLQVFDCYRPVRAVHAFVTWAADLQDRSTKAQYYPRVDKRALLGDYIAETSGHSRGATLDLGLLDCRSGACQPVEMGTAFDYFDARAHTDAPDITATQRLHRQHLVRAMAAEGFANYPMEWWHFTYRPEPTPDTAYDVPVD; encoded by the coding sequence ATGGCGGGAAACCTTCAGCAGTCCCCGGCCAGGACCGCGGCACAGGCTGGCCTGGTCGATGTGCGGCAGCTTGCGCCGAACATCGCAGTGGACATGCGTTACGCCGGGACCCACAACTTCACCGGGCGCGTGGTGCCGGGGTATCTGGCGCCAACCTGTTACCTGCTGCGTCCTGCCGCGCAGGCCCTGGCGCGGGTGGCGCAGGCGCTTGAGGCCGATGGTTATCGCTTGCAGGTGTTCGACTGTTACCGGCCGGTACGGGCAGTGCATGCGTTCGTGACCTGGGCGGCTGACCTGCAGGATCGATCGACCAAGGCGCAGTACTACCCGCGCGTGGACAAGCGCGCGCTGCTGGGCGACTACATCGCCGAAACCTCCGGACATAGCCGCGGGGCGACGCTCGACCTGGGCCTGCTCGATTGCCGCAGTGGCGCATGCCAGCCGGTGGAGATGGGGACCGCTTTCGATTACTTCGATGCGCGTGCGCATACCGACGCACCCGATATCACCGCCACCCAGCGCCTGCATCGCCAACACCTGGTACGCGCCATGGCGGCGGAGGGGTTTGCCAACTATCCGATGGAGTGGTGGCATTTCACCTATCGCCCCGAGCCGACGCCGGACACGGCTTACGATGTGCCGGTCGATTGA
- a CDS encoding N-acetylmuramoyl-L-alanine amidase codes for MSPSFHPSSSAWLPAAVCVLALSLGACAHAPQRNPLAQWIPSPNYDTRRPILIVLHFTDQHSVQQSLSTLRGRNAGGRVSAHYLIGENGQRYQLVADERRAWHGGAGRWGTITDINSASIGIELDNDGSEPFAPAQIDSLLVLLEDLCTRLRIPRTQIVGHEDVAPTRKNDPGPLFPWKRLADAGFGRWPAAGAPPAPPGFDPWQALALLGYSVDDPAATLQAFHHHYRGTSATSVDAEDLRILSALTRQPASLRPSPAADAAVDSPMLLVCSRQCQAACGRA; via the coding sequence GTGTCGCCAAGCTTCCATCCGTCGTCATCCGCCTGGCTGCCTGCGGCGGTGTGTGTGCTCGCGTTGTCGCTGGGTGCCTGCGCGCACGCGCCGCAACGCAATCCGCTGGCGCAGTGGATTCCCTCGCCCAACTACGACACGCGGCGGCCGATCCTGATCGTGCTGCACTTCACCGACCAGCACTCGGTACAGCAGAGCCTGAGCACGCTGCGCGGGCGCAACGCCGGCGGGCGGGTCAGTGCGCACTACCTGATCGGCGAGAATGGGCAGCGGTATCAGCTGGTTGCCGACGAGCGGCGTGCCTGGCACGGCGGCGCCGGCCGCTGGGGCACTATCACCGACATCAATTCGGCCTCGATCGGCATCGAACTGGACAACGACGGTAGCGAGCCGTTCGCGCCCGCGCAGATCGACAGCCTGCTGGTCCTGCTGGAGGACCTGTGTACGCGCCTGCGCATCCCGCGCACCCAGATCGTCGGTCACGAAGATGTCGCCCCGACCCGCAAGAACGACCCCGGCCCGCTGTTCCCATGGAAACGGCTGGCCGATGCCGGCTTCGGCCGCTGGCCCGCCGCAGGTGCCCCTCCCGCGCCGCCAGGCTTCGACCCCTGGCAGGCACTGGCGCTGCTGGGCTACAGCGTCGACGACCCTGCGGCCACGCTGCAGGCCTTTCATCATCACTATCGCGGCACTAGCGCCACCAGCGTGGACGCAGAAGATCTGCGCATCCTGTCTGCGTTGACAAGGCAACCCGCATCGCTGCGTCCGTCGCCGGCCGCAGATGCTGCCGTGGATTCGCCGATGCTGCTGGTCTGTAGTCGGCAGTGCCAGGCAGCGTGTGGCCGGGCCTAG
- a CDS encoding SH3 domain-containing protein, which yields MPSPARLLTLLWIALALPCGAAPSAASEPATQGAPFAVDAAQLTPEYWIQRSPQAQRPLLDAAQIAAFNAQLLREDASMQDLAQLPAAMSGDTVRARIQALSATPTRVLYDAQGRPIAASRLAELQQALALDALSPQVAPRFALVVRRAALRTFPTTQRVFTDPDDHDIDRFQESALYPGTPVAVLHTSADGAWRFVLASNYAAWIAADRIAEGSRGQVLDYAQARAHLVVTGARVQTAYTPELPAVSALPLDMGSSLPLRSDWAPQQPVNGQLPIAAHVVQLPIRGDDGRLQLVPALVPRGADVRLGALPATPAALLRQAFKFLGERYGWGNDYDARDCSGFVLDVYRSLGIALPRNTGDQARSPVLRTVAFDARAPRAQRLQQLARLRIGDLIYIPGHVMLVIGHAHGSPWVIHDVAGASYRDSDGRVQRAALNGVSVTPLLPLLATDGSPFIDHITRIQRVAPIGSP from the coding sequence ATGCCATCGCCGGCCCGCCTACTGACATTGCTGTGGATCGCACTCGCCCTGCCCTGCGGCGCGGCGCCTTCGGCTGCCAGCGAGCCAGCCACCCAGGGCGCACCCTTCGCCGTTGACGCGGCGCAGCTGACGCCGGAGTACTGGATACAGCGCAGTCCGCAGGCACAGCGGCCGCTGCTGGACGCGGCGCAGATCGCCGCCTTCAACGCGCAGCTGCTGCGTGAGGATGCTTCGATGCAGGATCTGGCGCAGCTGCCCGCGGCCATGTCGGGCGATACGGTGCGCGCACGGATCCAGGCGTTGTCTGCGACGCCCACGCGTGTGCTGTACGACGCGCAGGGGCGCCCCATTGCGGCGAGCCGTCTGGCCGAGCTGCAGCAGGCATTGGCGCTGGATGCACTGTCTCCGCAGGTTGCCCCGCGCTTTGCGCTGGTGGTCCGGCGCGCGGCATTACGCACCTTTCCCACCACGCAACGCGTGTTCACCGATCCGGACGATCACGATATCGACCGCTTCCAGGAATCGGCGCTCTACCCCGGCACGCCGGTGGCCGTGCTGCATACCAGTGCCGATGGCGCATGGCGGTTCGTGCTTGCGTCCAACTACGCCGCCTGGATTGCGGCCGACCGCATTGCCGAGGGCAGCCGCGGCCAGGTGCTGGACTACGCACAGGCACGCGCGCACCTGGTGGTCACCGGCGCCCGCGTGCAGACCGCGTACACGCCGGAGCTCCCCGCCGTTTCGGCGTTGCCGCTGGACATGGGCAGCAGCCTGCCGTTGCGCAGCGACTGGGCGCCGCAGCAGCCGGTCAACGGGCAATTGCCGATCGCGGCGCATGTGGTGCAGCTTCCGATACGCGGCGACGATGGCCGCCTGCAACTGGTACCGGCGCTGGTGCCGCGTGGCGCCGATGTCCGCCTTGGTGCGTTGCCGGCCACCCCTGCGGCACTGCTCCGGCAGGCCTTCAAGTTCCTGGGCGAACGCTATGGCTGGGGCAACGATTACGATGCGCGCGATTGCAGCGGCTTCGTGCTGGATGTCTACCGCAGCCTCGGCATTGCGCTGCCGCGTAACACCGGCGATCAGGCGCGCAGCCCGGTGCTGCGCACCGTGGCGTTCGACGCGCGCGCACCGCGAGCGCAGCGTCTGCAGCAGCTGGCACGGCTGCGCATTGGCGACCTGATCTATATCCCTGGTCACGTGATGCTGGTGATCGGGCATGCGCACGGCAGCCCGTGGGTGATCCACGATGTGGCCGGTGCCAGCTACCGCGACAGCGATGGCCGCGTGCAGCGCGCAGCGCTGAACGGTGTCTCGGTCACACCATTGCTGCCCTTGCTGGCCACCGATGGCAGCCCCTTCATCGACCACATCACGCGCATCCAGCGCGTCGCACCGATCGGTTCCCCATGA
- a CDS encoding dipeptide epimerase, which produces MKISGFRLGMLRVPLNTPFKTALRTVQAIEDVVVVLQTDSGHLGYGAAPATAPITGDTHGSIIAAITHCIGPRLIGQEVADLNRLCGLVQHALERNTNAKAAVEIALYDLWAQSFGAPLYRVLGGGTPRITTDITLSADSIEVMVAHAQSALARGYAALKIKVGKDSASDVERVMAIHAAVDGRATLRLDANQGWTPKQAVRSMRRLEDAGLVLELLEQPVKAADIDGLAFVTAHIDTPVMADESVFSPPQVIDLLQRRAADIVNIKLMKTGGLSNAIRIADIAALYGVPCMIGCMIESSVSVAAAVHLAVAKADSITLADLDAPSLGQFDPTEGGVQFDQAQIHVDDAPGLGIRRIRGLELLPDSSG; this is translated from the coding sequence ATGAAGATCAGCGGCTTCCGTCTCGGCATGCTGCGCGTGCCACTGAACACCCCGTTCAAGACTGCGCTGCGCACCGTGCAGGCGATCGAGGATGTGGTGGTGGTGCTGCAAACCGACAGCGGCCATCTCGGTTATGGCGCGGCGCCGGCCACCGCACCGATCACCGGCGATACGCACGGCAGCATCATCGCCGCAATCACGCACTGCATCGGCCCACGCCTGATCGGCCAGGAGGTGGCCGACCTCAATCGCCTCTGCGGGCTGGTCCAGCATGCGCTGGAGCGCAACACCAACGCCAAAGCCGCCGTGGAGATTGCGCTGTACGATCTGTGGGCCCAGTCCTTCGGCGCGCCGCTCTACCGGGTGCTCGGCGGCGGTACGCCGCGCATCACCACCGACATCACCCTCAGTGCCGACAGCATCGAGGTCATGGTGGCGCACGCGCAGTCGGCACTGGCGCGCGGCTATGCCGCCTTGAAGATCAAGGTCGGCAAGGACAGCGCGTCGGATGTGGAACGCGTCATGGCCATCCATGCGGCAGTCGATGGGCGCGCAACGCTGCGCCTGGACGCCAACCAGGGCTGGACACCGAAACAGGCGGTACGCAGCATGCGCAGGCTGGAAGATGCCGGCCTCGTGCTGGAGCTGCTCGAACAGCCGGTCAAGGCCGCCGATATCGACGGCCTGGCCTTTGTCACCGCGCACATCGACACCCCGGTGATGGCCGATGAAAGCGTGTTCTCCCCGCCGCAGGTGATCGACCTGCTCCAGCGCCGCGCAGCCGACATCGTCAACATCAAGTTGATGAAGACCGGCGGGCTGTCCAACGCGATCCGCATCGCCGATATCGCCGCGCTGTACGGCGTGCCATGCATGATCGGCTGCATGATCGAATCCAGCGTCAGCGTGGCTGCCGCCGTGCATCTGGCGGTAGCCAAGGCCGACAGCATCACCCTGGCCGATCTGGATGCGCCGTCACTGGGGCAGTTCGATCCCACCGAAGGGGGCGTGCAGTTCGACCAGGCGCAGATCCATGTCGACGACGCGCCCGGGCTGGGCATCCGTCGTATCCGCGGGTTGGAGCTGTTGCCCGATAGCAGCGGCTAA